Proteins found in one Campylobacter concisus genomic segment:
- a CDS encoding TonB-dependent receptor domain-containing protein, translating into MRPILSLAVLSSLLLANEANLDIIKPIREFAPPPVITPNVAQSAFVENQFDRTQRSEYPFVTNLLDNSADMFHISAGMYGKSFYNSSLFKYRGANFYTVLNANFTKANNYKDGSGKRWDYGYNRQGQSAILGFVPNELSELRLTFLRDNIDKDKQPEHAMDAFKTTRKVGKLNIRLGEEDLSNTLNFEFVLKKVERKADNFHLRDATPNVKVDLKRNIFEANLKYDADFASFHNQIGAGFEKDKHDGKRYMKQGNNWIFNGYRFADVRNDKFMLFDTLAYKFNEANEASLALKYEEQRSKLNGIDTKFFVPNPIAPNTTRKLVRQIYGEDVSDKIKKDAFSASLKYKFTPNDKDSYFAKLESLSRLPSNMERFNALYGADDKGWIANPNLEPERHNRAVLGFKFGSEFYKEYLNSLQNKDAFSFGGHFIADSVKNLIIFDRRHSKAAMPLNKNAVISRNVDATLYSVNFNTEYSFARHFGLKSSLYYNYGQNKTDGRPLYQIRPFEANFAFDYKDYASFGSYNLGTALRLVSKQTRGDFSKQNGLGIDKKEAAKGFGLLDLYGGIEFKNKVGIRFGVANLFDKDYAEFISGDHVAALDPVVVHAPGRTFFISFHSSF; encoded by the coding sequence ATGAGACCCATTTTAAGCCTAGCAGTTCTTTCATCACTGCTTCTAGCAAATGAAGCAAATTTAGACATTATAAAGCCTATTAGAGAATTTGCTCCGCCGCCAGTCATCACGCCAAACGTTGCACAAAGCGCCTTTGTGGAAAATCAATTTGACCGCACTCAAAGAAGCGAATATCCATTTGTTACAAATTTGCTTGACAACTCAGCTGATATGTTTCATATCTCAGCTGGAATGTATGGCAAAAGTTTTTACAATTCATCGCTTTTTAAATATCGTGGCGCAAATTTTTACACCGTTTTAAATGCAAATTTCACTAAAGCAAATAATTATAAAGATGGAAGTGGCAAAAGATGGGACTATGGCTACAATAGGCAAGGTCAAAGCGCTATTTTAGGTTTCGTGCCAAATGAGCTTAGCGAGCTTAGGCTTACGTTTTTAAGGGATAATATCGATAAAGACAAGCAACCAGAGCACGCGATGGATGCCTTTAAAACGACAAGAAAAGTTGGCAAGCTAAATATTAGATTAGGCGAAGAAGATCTTTCAAATACGCTAAATTTTGAATTTGTCCTAAAAAAAGTTGAGCGAAAAGCTGATAATTTTCATCTAAGAGATGCCACTCCAAATGTGAAAGTGGATTTAAAGAGAAATATATTTGAGGCAAATTTAAAATATGACGCTGACTTTGCAAGCTTTCACAATCAAATAGGCGCTGGCTTTGAAAAAGATAAACATGACGGCAAAAGATACATGAAGCAAGGCAACAACTGGATCTTTAACGGATACAGATTTGCTGATGTCAGAAATGATAAATTTATGCTCTTTGACACACTTGCTTATAAATTTAATGAAGCAAATGAAGCCTCGCTTGCCTTAAAATATGAAGAGCAAAGAAGTAAATTAAATGGCATCGACACTAAATTTTTCGTGCCAAATCCGATCGCACCTAATACCACTCGCAAATTAGTTCGTCAAATTTACGGTGAGGACGTAAGTGATAAGATCAAAAAAGACGCTTTTAGTGCAAGTTTAAAATATAAATTTACACCAAACGATAAGGATAGCTACTTTGCAAAGCTTGAGAGCTTATCTCGCTTGCCAAGTAATATGGAGCGTTTTAATGCACTTTATGGTGCAGACGATAAAGGCTGGATAGCAAATCCGAATTTAGAGCCAGAAAGACACAATAGAGCGGTTCTTGGCTTTAAATTTGGTAGCGAGTTTTACAAAGAATACCTAAACTCGCTTCAAAACAAAGATGCTTTTAGCTTTGGAGGACATTTCATCGCTGATAGCGTTAAAAATTTGATCATTTTTGATAGACGCCACTCAAAAGCTGCGATGCCACTAAATAAAAATGCTGTCATCTCAAGAAACGTTGATGCAACACTTTATAGTGTAAATTTCAATACGGAATATAGCTTTGCAAGGCACTTTGGCTTAAAAAGCTCACTTTACTACAACTACGGACAAAACAAAACCGATGGCAGACCGCTTTATCAAATAAGGCCTTTTGAGGCAAATTTCGCATTTGACTACAAAGACTATGCAAGCTTTGGTAGCTACAACCTAGGCACTGCACTAAGACTAGTTTCAAAGCAAACTAGAGGCGATTTTAGCAAGCAAAATGGCTTAGGTATCGATAAAAAAGAGGCGGCAAAAGGATTTGGTTTGCTTGATCTTTATGGTGGCATAGAGTTTAAAAACAAAGTTGGCATAAGATTTGGCGTAGCAAATTTATTTGACAAAGATTATGCAGAATTTATTAGCGGTGATCACGTAGCAGCACTTGATCCAGTAGTCGTTCATGCCCCTGGCAGGACATTTTTCATTAGCTTTCACAGCAGTTTTTAA
- a CDS encoding ABC transporter substrate-binding protein: protein MLDRRKFLGLSTALGVSAFAPNLFAKESFTMWGAPAIPSVIMAVAALQGELNKTYDVSLNIWKTPDQLRAGVASGDIKVTMSPSNVAANLRNQGLDFAMLNLLTLGVMNAMVKDEKIKNLEDFVGKKLIMPFRGDMPDLVLRALCKKRGIDVNKIDITYTATPPEALLLFLQKDFDILIVPQPLGEATILRGKKAGVSVHYSVDFPKIWGESFGTKPIIPMAGIIVERGFYEKNLSLFDTLHSDLKNALSWILENKQSAAKIGSSYLPAPEVALANAFDKANLTVTKANELQNEIMAFFEEIYQFNPKFLGGKMPDKGLFL from the coding sequence ATGTTAGATAGAAGAAAATTTTTAGGACTTAGCACAGCTTTAGGCGTTAGCGCATTTGCACCAAATTTATTTGCAAAAGAGAGCTTTACTATGTGGGGCGCACCGGCGATTCCAAGCGTTATCATGGCGGTTGCTGCGCTGCAAGGCGAGTTAAATAAAACTTATGATGTAAGCCTAAATATCTGGAAAACGCCAGATCAGCTGCGTGCAGGCGTGGCTAGTGGAGATATTAAAGTCACGATGTCGCCATCAAATGTCGCTGCAAATTTAAGAAATCAAGGGCTTGATTTTGCGATGTTAAATTTGCTGACTCTTGGCGTTATGAACGCTATGGTTAAGGATGAAAAGATCAAAAATTTAGAGGATTTTGTAGGCAAAAAGCTCATCATGCCATTTCGAGGCGACATGCCTGATCTTGTCCTAAGAGCGCTTTGCAAGAAGAGAGGCATAGACGTTAACAAGATAGACATCACCTATACAGCAACGCCACCTGAGGCTTTGCTTTTATTTTTACAAAAAGATTTTGACATTTTAATAGTTCCACAACCTCTTGGCGAAGCGACTATTTTGCGTGGTAAAAAAGCAGGCGTTAGCGTGCATTACTCAGTTGATTTTCCAAAAATTTGGGGCGAGAGCTTTGGCACAAAACCGATAATCCCAATGGCTGGCATTATCGTAGAAAGAGGCTTTTACGAGAAAAACTTAAGTCTATTTGACACGCTTCATAGTGACCTTAAAAATGCACTTTCATGGATACTTGAAAACAAACAAAGTGCAGCAAAGATAGGTTCAAGCTACTTGCCAGCTCCAGAAGTAGCACTTGCAAATGCTTTCGATAAGGCAAATTTAACGGTTACAAAAGCAAATGAACTACAAAATGAGATCATGGCATTTTTTGAAGAAATTTATCAGTTTAATCCAAAATTTCTAGGCGGTAAGATGCCAGATAAAGGTCTATTTTTATGA
- a CDS encoding ABC transporter permease, which produces MILIDGIKKDRSSFLKIIDYFWGGFSGFAVVFLILAIWQVGSEFSSPLLLPPPKDVFLKACEILKDYKNSEINITLCRSLIGVCSATFFGIFLGLIAGSFKSFAAFLKPVITLLLSMPPIIWIVLAIFWFGFGNFSTVFTIFITVLPLTFASSAVAMSSVDEELKEMFDAYNLGILKKIRHLYIPHLTSYIISSISVAVAMGVKIVIMAELLGANNGMGAKIANARAMLETTEVMAYVLLSITLIMLFEYLIIEPLKIALMPWRR; this is translated from the coding sequence ATGATACTAATCGATGGCATTAAAAAAGATCGCTCAAGCTTTTTAAAAATAATTGACTATTTTTGGGGCGGATTTAGTGGATTTGCCGTAGTTTTTTTGATCTTAGCCATTTGGCAAGTGGGAAGCGAGTTTAGCTCCCCACTCTTGCTTCCGCCACCAAAAGATGTATTTTTAAAAGCCTGTGAAATTTTAAAAGATTATAAAAACAGCGAGATAAATATAACGCTTTGCAGATCACTGATCGGAGTTTGCTCGGCAACATTTTTTGGTATATTTCTAGGGCTAATAGCAGGTAGTTTTAAAAGTTTTGCAGCCTTTTTAAAGCCTGTTATTACCTTGCTTTTATCAATGCCACCAATTATTTGGATAGTACTTGCTATTTTTTGGTTTGGATTTGGAAATTTTAGCACCGTTTTTACTATCTTTATAACCGTTTTACCGCTTACTTTTGCAAGCTCGGCAGTTGCTATGAGTAGCGTAGATGAGGAGCTAAAAGAGATGTTTGACGCTTATAATCTAGGAATTTTAAAAAAGATAAGACACCTTTACATCCCACATCTTACGAGCTACATAATAAGCTCTATTAGCGTAGCTGTCGCAATGGGTGTAAAGATAGTGATAATGGCTGAGCTACTAGGTGCAAATAACGGCATGGGAGCAAAGATAGCAAATGCAAGGGCGATGCTTGAAACAACCGAGGTAATGGCATATGTTCTTTTAAGCATCACTCTTATC